Sequence from the Catenuloplanes indicus genome:
CGCGGCCGGGGGCACAGGGCGCGCTGCTCACGGCCCGGCTGCGGGAGGCGGCGCGGCGCGGGTGCACGGCCGCGTTCGCGGGGACCCGGATCCCGGCCGGCGGGCAACGGAACCCGTCGTACGAGAGTTTCACGCTTTCCCACGAGCGTCCCCGCCGGCGCCGGCGGGCCTGACCGGTCCGCTGATTCAGGATCGCGCCCGGAACGGCGCGAGCGTGGCGCGGATCGTCTCGGCGACGCCCCAGTCGTCGTCGAACTGGGCCAGGACCGCGAGGTGCTGCCGCAGCTGGATGATCGGCATACGGGCCGGCCAGCCGTCGTCGAGGCCGGTCAGCTCGGCGTAGACGTCGAAGAACCGGGCCGCCTCCGGCGGTGGTGCCGTGGTCCACAGGTGGGCCAGGTCGACCTCGGCCCAGGTGTAGGACACCGCCGGGTCGATCACCGCCGCCCGCCCGTCCGCGGTGGCCAGCACGTTCTGCGTCCACAGGTCGCCGTGCGTCAGGCAGGCCGGCCGGTCCGGCAGCAGCTCGGGGAGCCGCGCGCAGAGCCGTTCCAGCGCGGCCCGGTCCGCGGGCGCGAGCGCGGCCGCGACGCGGGGCTCGGGAAGCCAGCGGAGCAGCCGGTGCTCGGCGAAGAACGCGAAGCCGTCGCCGGTCCAGGTGTTGATCTGCCGGCGGCGGCCCAGCCAGTTGTCGTGGTGCCATCCGAAACGCGGGTGGACGTTGCCCGTGTGCAGGTGGGCGAGCGCGTGGGCGAACCCTTCCCAGAACGCGGCGGTACCCGGCCGTGGCCGCAGCAACGACAGCACGAGCAGCTCGTGGTTCGCCGCGATCACCTCGGGCGTCGCCGGCCCACCGGCCGCCCGCAGCGCGGCCAGCCCTTCGGCCTCCGCGACGAAGGCGTCATCGTCCAGCGCTTCGGCGAAGGTCTTGACGAAGACCGGCGGCGCGGACGCGCGGTGCGCTATGCCGGCGATCGCGGCGAGTCCGCCGGTCGCCGGCTCCACGGTGACGACGTCGCGGATGCCGGCCCGGGTCAGCCGCTCCGTCAGCAGAGCCGTCCGGGACATCGGCGGCAACCTCCTCCACGTCGGAACCAGCCTATCGGCTCGTCAACCCTTGAAGACATAGAAAAACATCTATACGTTGTACGCACCGCGCCGTGCGCGGTGGCTGCATCCGTCGATGTTAGCGCTCACACGGCGCGGGCCGCCCTTCCACCCCCGGAGCGTCCTATGTCATCCGCGCACCTCAGCCGTCGTCAGGTCCTGCACCTCGCGGGCGCCGGCGCGATCGCCTCGGCCACCGGCGCCGCCACCTCCGCCACACCGGCCTCGGCCGCACCGGCGGCCGAGCTGCCGCCCGTGCGCGCGGACATCGGCGTCGGCGCGTACCCGTTCCCGCTCGGCCAGGTGCGCCTCACCGCGGGCCGCTTCCTGGACAACCAGAACCGGACACTCACCTACCTGCGCGCGGTCGACACCGAACGGCTGCTGTACGTCTTCCGCGCCAACCACCGCCTGTCCACCGGCGGCGCGGCCGCGAACGGCGGCTGGGACGCACCGGCGTTCCCGTTCCGGTCGCACGTGCAGGGCCACTTCCTGACCGCCTGGGCACAGGCGTGGGCGGTCCTCGGCGACACGACCTGCCGCGACAAGGCCCTCCACATGGTCGCGGAGCTGGCCCGGTGCCAGGCCAACAACGCGGCCGCCGGGTTCGGCGCCGGATACCTGTCCGGCTTCCCGGAGTCCGACATCACCGCGGTGGAGAACCGCACGCTGACCAACGGCAACGTCCCGTACTACTGCATCCACAAGACCCTCGCCGGCCTGCTCGACGTGTGGCGGTACGTCGGCAGCGACCAGGCCCGCACCGTGCTGCTCGCGCTGGCCGGCTGGGTCGACACCCGCACCGCGCGGCTGAGCACCGGCCAGATGCAGGCCATGCTCGGCACCGAGTTCGGTGGCATGAACGCGGTCCTGGCCGACCTCTACCAGCAGACCGGCGACCAGCGGTGGCTCACGGTCGCGCAGCGCTTCGACCACCAGACCGTGTTCGACCCGCTCGCCGCCGGGCAGGACCGGCTCAACGGCCTGCACGCGAACACGCAGGTGCCGAAGTGGATCGGCGCGGCCCGGGAGTACAAGGCGACCGGCACCACGCGCTACCGCGACATCGCGGCCAACGCCTGGACCATCACGGTCGGCGCGCACACGTACGCGATCGGTGGCAACAGCCAGGCCGAGCACTTCCGCGCGCCGCACGCGATCGCCGGCTACCTCACGAACGACACCTGCGAGCAGTGCAACACCTACAACATGCTCGACCTCACCCGGGAGCTGTGGCTGCTGGACCCGGGCCGCGCCGCGTACTTCGACTACTACGAGAACGCGCTGCTCAACCACCTGATCGGCGCGCAGAACCCGGCCAGCGCGCACGGCCACGTCACCTATTTCACGCCGCTGCGGCCCGGCGGCCGGCGCGGCGTCGGCCCGGCCTGGGGCGGCGGCACGTGGAGCACCGACTACGACAGCTTCTGGTGCTGCCAGGGCACCGGCATCGAGACCAACACCAAGCTGATGGACTCGATCTACTTCTTCAACGGTACGACGCTGACGGTCAACCTGTTCGTGCCGTCCGTGCTCACCTGGTCGCAGCGCGGCATCACGGTCACCCAGGCCACCGGATATCCGGCGAGCGACACCACCACGCTCACGCTCGGCGGCACGATGAGCGGCTCGTGGAGCATCCGGGTCCGGATCCCGGCGTGGACGTCCGGCGCCACGATCAGCGTGAACGGTGCCGCGCAGAACGTCAGCACCACGCCCGGGTCGTACGCCGCCGTCACCCGCACCTGGGCGCCCGGCGACACCGTCACCGTCCGGCTGCCGATGCGCGTCATCATGAAGGCGGCCGACGACAACCCGGCCGTGCAGGCCGTCACGTACGGGCCCGCCGTGCTCTGCGGCAACTACGGCAACACCGCGCTCACCGCGCTGCCGTCATTGACCGTCGCGTCGATCACCCGGACCGGCACCGGCAGCCTCGCGTTCACCGCCACCGCGAACGGGCAGCG
This genomic interval carries:
- a CDS encoding fructosamine kinase family protein; the encoded protein is MSRTALLTERLTRAGIRDVVTVEPATGGLAAIAGIAHRASAPPVFVKTFAEALDDDAFVAEAEGLAALRAAGGPATPEVIAANHELLVLSLLRPRPGTAAFWEGFAHALAHLHTGNVHPRFGWHHDNWLGRRRQINTWTGDGFAFFAEHRLLRWLPEPRVAAALAPADRAALERLCARLPELLPDRPACLTHGDLWTQNVLATADGRAAVIDPAVSYTWAEVDLAHLWTTAPPPEAARFFDVYAELTGLDDGWPARMPIIQLRQHLAVLAQFDDDWGVAETIRATLAPFRARS
- a CDS encoding beta-L-arabinofuranosidase domain-containing protein, which produces MSSAHLSRRQVLHLAGAGAIASATGAATSATPASAAPAAELPPVRADIGVGAYPFPLGQVRLTAGRFLDNQNRTLTYLRAVDTERLLYVFRANHRLSTGGAAANGGWDAPAFPFRSHVQGHFLTAWAQAWAVLGDTTCRDKALHMVAELARCQANNAAAGFGAGYLSGFPESDITAVENRTLTNGNVPYYCIHKTLAGLLDVWRYVGSDQARTVLLALAGWVDTRTARLSTGQMQAMLGTEFGGMNAVLADLYQQTGDQRWLTVAQRFDHQTVFDPLAAGQDRLNGLHANTQVPKWIGAAREYKATGTTRYRDIAANAWTITVGAHTYAIGGNSQAEHFRAPHAIAGYLTNDTCEQCNTYNMLDLTRELWLLDPGRAAYFDYYENALLNHLIGAQNPASAHGHVTYFTPLRPGGRRGVGPAWGGGTWSTDYDSFWCCQGTGIETNTKLMDSIYFFNGTTLTVNLFVPSVLTWSQRGITVTQATGYPASDTTTLTLGGTMSGSWSIRVRIPAWTSGATISVNGAAQNVSTTPGSYAAVTRTWAPGDTVTVRLPMRVIMKAADDNPAVQAVTYGPAVLCGNYGNTALTALPSLTVASITRTGTGSLAFTATANGQRVDLGPFHDAHGFNYTVYWNTATAGTATYKLVNAASGLVLGVQDMSTADGGLAVVWGDTGTADHRWVRVADGDAVRFRNMHSGKVLGVENMSTADNARILQWGDTGTADHRWTLLDNGDGTYRIRNVHSGKLLGVLNASASWGAQVVQDSDNGSADNRWRLQPV